Proteins encoded together in one Quercus lobata isolate SW786 chromosome 3, ValleyOak3.0 Primary Assembly, whole genome shotgun sequence window:
- the LOC115978897 gene encoding ureide permease 1-like isoform X4, whose translation MDFSGISPLLNLLPQSQRIISWSLKMYVVESKGGAIVCMLLALLFLGTWPAVLTLLERRGRLPQHTYLDYSITNLLAAVIIALTFGEIGKGTPTAPNFFTQLSQDNWPSVLFAMAGGVVLSIGTTMNYFLDDKINRADILFPGVGCFLIAVCLGSFVHASNAADNKEKLKSLSTEATGFFTDKETLTNDVVRESDVENGSGSAEKARAGTAGFLIELENRRSIKVFGKSTVIGLAITFFAGICFSLFSPAFNLATNDQWHTLKKGVPHLSVYTAFFYFSVSCFVVGIILNIIFLYHPILNLPKSSLKAYLSDWNGRGWAFLAGFLCGFGNGLQFIGGEAAGYAAADAVQALPLVSTFWGILIFGEYRRSSRKTYILLVSMLFMFVVAVGLLMASSGHRK comes from the exons ATG GATTTTTCTGGTATATCTCCCTTGCTTAATTTATTACCTCAGAGTCAGAGGATTATCTCCTGGAGTTTAAAAATGTATGTGGTGGAGAGCAAAGGAGGTGCCATTGTGTGCATGTTGCTTGCCTTGTTATTCTTGGGCACATGGCCTGCTGTTTTGACTCTCCTAGAAAGGCGAGGTCGTCTTCCTCAACATACTTATCTTGACTACTCGATCACTAATCTCTTGGCTGCTGTCATTATTGCTTTGACATTTGGGGAGATAGGCAAGGGCACGCCTACTGCACCAAATTTTTTCACTCAACTTTCTCAG GATAACTGGCCCTCCGTTTTATTTGCAATGGCGGGTGGGGTGGTGCTCAGCATTG GCACAACCATGAATTACTTTTTAGATGATAAAATCAACAGAGCTGATATTCTTTTCCCTGGTGTTGGTTGCTTCTTGATTGCGGTTTGTCTTGGCTCTTTTGTTCATGCATCCAACGCAGCTGACAATAAGGAAAAGCTCAAAAGTTTGTCCACTGA AGCTACAGGTTTTTTCACGGATAAAGAAACACTTACAAACGATG TAGTTAGAGAGAGTGATGTCGAAAATGGAAGTGGTTCTGCAGAGAAGGCCAGAGCTGGAACTGCAGGTTTCCTCATAGAACTTGAGAACAGAAGATCGATTAAG GTGTTTGGTAAGAGCACTGTAATTGGACTGGCCATAACTTTCTTTGCTGGTATTTGCTTCTCTCTATTCTCACCAGCGTTCAATTTGGCAACAAATGATCAATGGCACACTTTAAAGAAGGGGGTTCCTCACTTGTCTGTCTATACTGCATTTTTCTACTTCTCAGTTTCTTGTTTTGTCGTCGGCATCATTCTAAATATCATCTTCCTTTACCACCCTATACTAAACTTACCCAAATCATCCCTTAAGGCTTACTTGTCAGACTGGAATGGTCGAGGCTGGGCCTTTTTGGCTGGGTTCTTGTGTGGGTTTGGAAATGGTCTTCAATTTATAGGAGGTGAAGCAGCAGGATATGCAGCAGCAGATGCTGTTCAG GCACTTCCACTTGTGAGCACCTTTTGGGGCATACTTATCTTTGGAGAGTATCGGAGATCATCACGAAAAACGTATATACTTCTTGTCAGCatgttgtttatgtttgttgtagCTGTTGGACTTCTTATGGCATCATCAGGGCATAGA
- the LOC115978897 gene encoding ureide permease 1-like isoform X1, whose protein sequence is MDFSGISPLLNLLPQSQRIISWSLKMYVVESKGGAIVCMLLALLFLGTWPAVLTLLERRGRLPQHTYLDYSITNLLAAVIIALTFGEIGKGTPTAPNFFTQLSQDNWPSVLFAMAGGVVLSIGNLSTQYSLALVGLSVTEVITSSIIVVIGTTMNYFLDDKINRADILFPGVGCFLIAVCLGSFVHASNAADNKEKLKSLSTEATGFFTDKETLTNDVVRESDVENGSGSAEKARAGTAGFLIELENRRSIKVFGKSTVIGLAITFFAGICFSLFSPAFNLATNDQWHTLKKGVPHLSVYTAFFYFSVSCFVVGIILNIIFLYHPILNLPKSSLKAYLSDWNGRGWAFLAGFLCGFGNGLQFIGGEAAGYAAADAVQALPLVSTFWGILIFGEYRRSSRKTYILLVSMLFMFVVAVGLLMASSGHRK, encoded by the exons ATG GATTTTTCTGGTATATCTCCCTTGCTTAATTTATTACCTCAGAGTCAGAGGATTATCTCCTGGAGTTTAAAAATGTATGTGGTGGAGAGCAAAGGAGGTGCCATTGTGTGCATGTTGCTTGCCTTGTTATTCTTGGGCACATGGCCTGCTGTTTTGACTCTCCTAGAAAGGCGAGGTCGTCTTCCTCAACATACTTATCTTGACTACTCGATCACTAATCTCTTGGCTGCTGTCATTATTGCTTTGACATTTGGGGAGATAGGCAAGGGCACGCCTACTGCACCAAATTTTTTCACTCAACTTTCTCAG GATAACTGGCCCTCCGTTTTATTTGCAATGGCGGGTGGGGTGGTGCTCAGCATTGGTAATCTGTCTACACAGTATAGTTTGGCTTTAGTTGGTTTATCAGTGACAGAAGTGATAACTTCAAGCATAATTGTTGTTatag GCACAACCATGAATTACTTTTTAGATGATAAAATCAACAGAGCTGATATTCTTTTCCCTGGTGTTGGTTGCTTCTTGATTGCGGTTTGTCTTGGCTCTTTTGTTCATGCATCCAACGCAGCTGACAATAAGGAAAAGCTCAAAAGTTTGTCCACTGA AGCTACAGGTTTTTTCACGGATAAAGAAACACTTACAAACGATG TAGTTAGAGAGAGTGATGTCGAAAATGGAAGTGGTTCTGCAGAGAAGGCCAGAGCTGGAACTGCAGGTTTCCTCATAGAACTTGAGAACAGAAGATCGATTAAG GTGTTTGGTAAGAGCACTGTAATTGGACTGGCCATAACTTTCTTTGCTGGTATTTGCTTCTCTCTATTCTCACCAGCGTTCAATTTGGCAACAAATGATCAATGGCACACTTTAAAGAAGGGGGTTCCTCACTTGTCTGTCTATACTGCATTTTTCTACTTCTCAGTTTCTTGTTTTGTCGTCGGCATCATTCTAAATATCATCTTCCTTTACCACCCTATACTAAACTTACCCAAATCATCCCTTAAGGCTTACTTGTCAGACTGGAATGGTCGAGGCTGGGCCTTTTTGGCTGGGTTCTTGTGTGGGTTTGGAAATGGTCTTCAATTTATAGGAGGTGAAGCAGCAGGATATGCAGCAGCAGATGCTGTTCAG GCACTTCCACTTGTGAGCACCTTTTGGGGCATACTTATCTTTGGAGAGTATCGGAGATCATCACGAAAAACGTATATACTTCTTGTCAGCatgttgtttatgtttgttgtagCTGTTGGACTTCTTATGGCATCATCAGGGCATAGA
- the LOC115978897 gene encoding ureide permease 1-like isoform X3 produces MYVVESKGGAIVCMLLALLFLGTWPAVLTLLERRGRLPQHTYLDYSITNLLAAVIIALTFGEIGKGTPTAPNFFTQLSQDNWPSVLFAMAGGVVLSIGNLSTQYSLALVGLSVTEVITSSIIVVIGTTMNYFLDDKINRADILFPGVGCFLIAVCLGSFVHASNAADNKEKLKSLSTEATGFFTDKETLTNDVVRESDVENGSGSAEKARAGTAGFLIELENRRSIKVFGKSTVIGLAITFFAGICFSLFSPAFNLATNDQWHTLKKGVPHLSVYTAFFYFSVSCFVVGIILNIIFLYHPILNLPKSSLKAYLSDWNGRGWAFLAGFLCGFGNGLQFIGGEAAGYAAADAVQALPLVSTFWGILIFGEYRRSSRKTYILLVSMLFMFVVAVGLLMASSGHRK; encoded by the exons ATGTATGTGGTGGAGAGCAAAGGAGGTGCCATTGTGTGCATGTTGCTTGCCTTGTTATTCTTGGGCACATGGCCTGCTGTTTTGACTCTCCTAGAAAGGCGAGGTCGTCTTCCTCAACATACTTATCTTGACTACTCGATCACTAATCTCTTGGCTGCTGTCATTATTGCTTTGACATTTGGGGAGATAGGCAAGGGCACGCCTACTGCACCAAATTTTTTCACTCAACTTTCTCAG GATAACTGGCCCTCCGTTTTATTTGCAATGGCGGGTGGGGTGGTGCTCAGCATTGGTAATCTGTCTACACAGTATAGTTTGGCTTTAGTTGGTTTATCAGTGACAGAAGTGATAACTTCAAGCATAATTGTTGTTatag GCACAACCATGAATTACTTTTTAGATGATAAAATCAACAGAGCTGATATTCTTTTCCCTGGTGTTGGTTGCTTCTTGATTGCGGTTTGTCTTGGCTCTTTTGTTCATGCATCCAACGCAGCTGACAATAAGGAAAAGCTCAAAAGTTTGTCCACTGA AGCTACAGGTTTTTTCACGGATAAAGAAACACTTACAAACGATG TAGTTAGAGAGAGTGATGTCGAAAATGGAAGTGGTTCTGCAGAGAAGGCCAGAGCTGGAACTGCAGGTTTCCTCATAGAACTTGAGAACAGAAGATCGATTAAG GTGTTTGGTAAGAGCACTGTAATTGGACTGGCCATAACTTTCTTTGCTGGTATTTGCTTCTCTCTATTCTCACCAGCGTTCAATTTGGCAACAAATGATCAATGGCACACTTTAAAGAAGGGGGTTCCTCACTTGTCTGTCTATACTGCATTTTTCTACTTCTCAGTTTCTTGTTTTGTCGTCGGCATCATTCTAAATATCATCTTCCTTTACCACCCTATACTAAACTTACCCAAATCATCCCTTAAGGCTTACTTGTCAGACTGGAATGGTCGAGGCTGGGCCTTTTTGGCTGGGTTCTTGTGTGGGTTTGGAAATGGTCTTCAATTTATAGGAGGTGAAGCAGCAGGATATGCAGCAGCAGATGCTGTTCAG GCACTTCCACTTGTGAGCACCTTTTGGGGCATACTTATCTTTGGAGAGTATCGGAGATCATCACGAAAAACGTATATACTTCTTGTCAGCatgttgtttatgtttgttgtagCTGTTGGACTTCTTATGGCATCATCAGGGCATAGA
- the LOC115978897 gene encoding ureide permease 1-like isoform X2: MDFSGISPLLNLLPQSQRIISWSLKMYVVESKGGAIVCMLLALLFLGTWPAVLTLLERRGRLPQHTYLDYSITNLLAAVIIALTFGEIGKGTPTAPNFFTQLSQDNWPSVLFAMAGGVVLSIGNLSTQYSLALVGLSVTEVITSSIIVVIGTTMNYFLDDKINRADILFPGVGCFLIAVCLGSFVHASNAADNKEKLKSLSTEATGFFTDKETLTNDVRESDVENGSGSAEKARAGTAGFLIELENRRSIKVFGKSTVIGLAITFFAGICFSLFSPAFNLATNDQWHTLKKGVPHLSVYTAFFYFSVSCFVVGIILNIIFLYHPILNLPKSSLKAYLSDWNGRGWAFLAGFLCGFGNGLQFIGGEAAGYAAADAVQALPLVSTFWGILIFGEYRRSSRKTYILLVSMLFMFVVAVGLLMASSGHRK, translated from the exons ATG GATTTTTCTGGTATATCTCCCTTGCTTAATTTATTACCTCAGAGTCAGAGGATTATCTCCTGGAGTTTAAAAATGTATGTGGTGGAGAGCAAAGGAGGTGCCATTGTGTGCATGTTGCTTGCCTTGTTATTCTTGGGCACATGGCCTGCTGTTTTGACTCTCCTAGAAAGGCGAGGTCGTCTTCCTCAACATACTTATCTTGACTACTCGATCACTAATCTCTTGGCTGCTGTCATTATTGCTTTGACATTTGGGGAGATAGGCAAGGGCACGCCTACTGCACCAAATTTTTTCACTCAACTTTCTCAG GATAACTGGCCCTCCGTTTTATTTGCAATGGCGGGTGGGGTGGTGCTCAGCATTGGTAATCTGTCTACACAGTATAGTTTGGCTTTAGTTGGTTTATCAGTGACAGAAGTGATAACTTCAAGCATAATTGTTGTTatag GCACAACCATGAATTACTTTTTAGATGATAAAATCAACAGAGCTGATATTCTTTTCCCTGGTGTTGGTTGCTTCTTGATTGCGGTTTGTCTTGGCTCTTTTGTTCATGCATCCAACGCAGCTGACAATAAGGAAAAGCTCAAAAGTTTGTCCACTGA AGCTACAGGTTTTTTCACGGATAAAGAAACACTTACAAACGATG TTAGAGAGAGTGATGTCGAAAATGGAAGTGGTTCTGCAGAGAAGGCCAGAGCTGGAACTGCAGGTTTCCTCATAGAACTTGAGAACAGAAGATCGATTAAG GTGTTTGGTAAGAGCACTGTAATTGGACTGGCCATAACTTTCTTTGCTGGTATTTGCTTCTCTCTATTCTCACCAGCGTTCAATTTGGCAACAAATGATCAATGGCACACTTTAAAGAAGGGGGTTCCTCACTTGTCTGTCTATACTGCATTTTTCTACTTCTCAGTTTCTTGTTTTGTCGTCGGCATCATTCTAAATATCATCTTCCTTTACCACCCTATACTAAACTTACCCAAATCATCCCTTAAGGCTTACTTGTCAGACTGGAATGGTCGAGGCTGGGCCTTTTTGGCTGGGTTCTTGTGTGGGTTTGGAAATGGTCTTCAATTTATAGGAGGTGAAGCAGCAGGATATGCAGCAGCAGATGCTGTTCAG GCACTTCCACTTGTGAGCACCTTTTGGGGCATACTTATCTTTGGAGAGTATCGGAGATCATCACGAAAAACGTATATACTTCTTGTCAGCatgttgtttatgtttgttgtagCTGTTGGACTTCTTATGGCATCATCAGGGCATAGA